The segment GAAATAGGTGTTAAAGTCAGTGGCGGCAGTGACACCGGTAATGTTGTAGATATTACCACCGTACTGGATAAAGTAGCTCAACGCCTGAATAGGAGGCGCTTGTTGTTGCTGGGCTTGTTGCTGCTGTTGTTGCTGAGGAGCCTGTTGTGAAATAACGGCTAAGGCAGGCAGTCCGTTTACCGTCACTTGCTTTGATTCAATGGCCTGGAGCTGATTATCAGTCAGCATCTTCTGGGCAGCCGCTTCTAAGGAAGTGCCCTGGGCCAAACGTAAAAACATCATTGCCTTACCATCCTGCGGAGCCATTTGTACTTGCTGAGGCGAGTTTTGGTGTTGCCATCCGGCTGGAATAGGGAACTGGAATTTCAGTTCCGGATGGTAGAAAATGCTATTCTCCACAAAGCCCTGTTTAGGGTCTTCGCCATATATCAAGCCTTCCAACATGCGCAGGTAGCTGTCACGTCCTTCTTTCAGGTTAGTTGCATTGGTTTGCTTTTGCCACTGATCAGCTAATTGGTGCACGGTGTTGTAACGGTCTCCTGGGTTTGGGTGACTTGACAGGAAAGTAGGAATTTCTCCCTGACCTGATTGCTGACTTTGGCGCTGCAGGGTTTGGAAGAAATCTGCCATGTGGCTGGCGTCATACCCAATTTTGGTGGAATACTCCACGCCCAATTCATCTGACTGACGCTCATCATCGCGCCCGAATTTCAGGAACAGAAGGCCGGCACCCTGTGAAAGTTCATTCCCATATTGGGCGAGGGTAGGGGAAGCAATCATACCGCCCATGAGCAGTACCTGCGCCAAGGTAGATTTACTTTGCTGCTGCGCCGAATGACGGGCCGTAATGTGCCCAATCTCATGGCCCAACACTCCGGCAAATTGTGCCTCGCTGTTAAAGTGCGCCATGATCCCCCGGGTGAAGTACACAAATCCGCCGGGTACGGCAAAGGCGTTTAAGACCGGTGAATCTACAATCTTGAATTCATATTTCAGGTTAGGCCTGTGGGAGATAGCGGCCATCTGGGAGCCTTTCTCCTGAATAAATCGCTGCAGCGTAGGGTTCTGTACCAAGCCAAACTGCGCTACAATAGCAGGGTCTGCCTGAAGGCCCATGGCTACTTCCTGCTCTTCAGACACAAAGTTGATATCTCGTTTTCCGGTAACCGGGTTGGTAGCGCAAGAGTTGAAAAGTAGTATGACAGCGGTTGCCAGACTACAGGAAAAAAGTTTTTTCATAGAGGTAAGGTTTAGGGCCAATTATTCATTCTTAAAGAAAGACCAGGTAGGTTCTTTTGCTTGCTCTTAGCAACGTGTAAAGAAACTATTGGTTGCAATGCCTTATTTGTAGGATTTATCTAAGGGAAGTGGCGCAAGTATGAAATAGCAATTTTTAGGCCATTTTGGAAGAAACGGCTTTAAAGAGCGGGGCGCAGAAATTAAATTAGGGAATGGACTTCGTGCTTTCCTTAAAGTGGGTTACCACTGGTAGTGTTTCCCATGTCAATAAACCGTTGTTCCAGCCAGCGCATGCGGTAGGCGTTCATGGCGGTGGTGCCCAGTTTCTGGAGCAGCTTGTAATTGACCACTGCACCTACCGGGGCTCCAATCACCGGAATCAGTTGCACCAATTTAGGGAGATCAATGTAGTCGCGGTATTCTTGCTGAAAGGTGCGCCAGTCAAACTGGTGGATGTCCTGGGGCAGGTGCAGTTTCTGAGTTTCCCAATCTACCATTTGAAGGTACACCTCGCGGCGTTGCTGCTGTCCGCTAAAGGCTAGTTGAAAAATGTGCAGGAGGTACACCCGTTCGCGGTAATCGTCTACAGGGTGTCCATAAAGTGCCGCAATGTCAAACAGCATTTTGAGCTTAATTCCTAGCAAAAGCGGGAAATCTGCCAAACCCAGCAAGATACCACCAGCCCCGGTTATGCCTCCCTCCGCGGCAGCTGTCTTCTTGTAAAAGGAAATCCGGTCCAGTACAGCGGCTTCTTTCTGTTCCAGGGTAGCGTGCGGAAGTGCTTTGCTGGTAGTATGCGTCGCCCCAAACAATACTGCCCTGATCATCTGTTTAATGGCAGCCGTGATGGCCTGGTGGACTTTCTCTGGTATGTAGCTATTCAACTTCTGCTGCATGTCCCTGGTAAAGTGGTTCAGAAGCGACGGCTCTTTCTGCATCAACTGTTTCCACTCCTGTAATTCAAGGAGAATCTTTTCTTCGTAGGCAGAGGAAGTCATAAGGGCAGCAGAACAGTGAACAATGTGCTATACGAAGAAAGTGTTCTCAAAGGAAGCGACAAAGACCCACACACTTTGAAGGAAGTAAGAGGGGGTTCCCCTAAATGAATAGGCAGGTAAATATCAGTAAGACCTATCAAACAGGCATCCTGCGTCTAAATGGTTTTTACCCTGTTGCCCAAATGTAGCAACAATGGTTGACCCTCTTGATTTACTGAGGAATGTCTATATATTGGTTTATAATGGAAGGATAATTTATTGATGGCGTTTTAGTTGCAATGGGTGTTTGCCTGGCCTTAACCAAAAGAGCCCCAAATAGGAGGTGCTCGACCTATATGATAGTAGATATAAAAAATTCAATAGGATAAATAGATAAAATATGAAAACCAGACTTTTACTTTTCAGCACTACTATTTGCTTGATGAGTTGTAATACAACTGAACCGAAGGAAGAACAGAAAGAAATCACTTCTCAAATCAATGTTATAAGCGAAGCTGACACCAGCATTCAAACACCTGGTGCTAGTTCAAACTACCCACCCCCTACCGAATATATTGAATGGAGCAGCATTAAGATTAATAACGTCCTGCCCCTAAATACAAATGCTGAACAAGTGAAAGGCTTTCTTGGAATGGCAGATAGTACCACAACTCCTGATTATGATAACATCTGTTACAATTGCCACTTCTGTAACGAAAAGATTCCCCCTTTTAAATATGTTTACTTTAAGGGGATAGAGTTTGAGCAACTCAATGATAGTTTAGAATTTTGGTCTGCTGACTTTACCTTGAATAAGTCCCTCTTCTTGCAGAGTGGTAACATGAGGTTTGACCACAGAACAACTCTGGAAGAAGTTAGTAGAATTTTTCCAAAGGCTGTTAAAGCAAAGCAGGTAGAAGAGGCTTATATCATGGTCAGCATTTCACCCTCTGAGCAACTTGTAGACGGAAGTTTTATTCTTGAATTCAACAGGAGTGGGTACTTGACGATGTTTTATTATTGGTTTCCATGTTGAAAGGACTTCTGTCCTCCACACCTATAGATCTCAACGCCGGCATTCGCCAAAGCCAATCGGTCTTTAGGCAAATAGAAAAGGAGAAGTGATGTAAGGCTATGTTTCTAAAAACAGACCTACATCACTTCTCCTTTTCTATAGGTTTCACCTTCCTTTTCAGAAAAAGGCTGCAAAACACTTATCTACGTCCTTTGCCCCGGATTCCGGCGGTTCTGGTTGGTTTTTGGTCAGAGCCTGGCTTTGGTTTTCTGGCCGAAGCCGCTTTCGGGTTTCTGGCGGGCAGAGATCCTTTAGGTGACCGGTCGGTTTTATTGGAGGTGTGCTCAGACTTGGTTTTCATGTTCTTACCAGCCGCCGGTCTGGCCTTGCGCTGACTTGGTCCTTTTGATGGTCTACCACCACTTGGACCATCTTCTGTGAAACCGGTTTCGTCACTTTTTGGTCTTCTGCCGGGGGTATACTCTTTAGGAACCCGGCGCGTAGCACCAGAATCTGGAGCGGGTCTGCGGGCAGCTTTCGCTTTGGGATTATCGTACTCATCAGAAGATCGCTTAGGTTTGGCTACGCGGTGTACCTTCACGCCAAATTCTTCTCTCACATCATCTTCTTCTGGCAATTCTTCTTCTGCTTTACGGGCGGCGCGGGCAGCTTCTTTGCCCCATGAAGAGGCGTCTTCGGTTTTGGAAGAATCAGCTACCAATTCATTGATAGACTTGATCTCTTCTAACGTAAGATAGCGCCAGTGACCGGTGGGCAGGTCATCCAGCTTCACCGTCATGATGCGCACACGCTTCAGTTTTTCTACTTTGTAGCCTAAGGCCTCGCACATACGTCTGATCTGGCGGTTCAGGCCTTGGGTCAACACAATTCTGAATACCTTGTGGCCCTGCTGCTGCACAAAGCATTTCTTGGTGACTCCCTCAAACAATTGTACCCCGTTGCTCATCTTCTTAATGAACTCATCGGTCACGGGTTTGTCCACCATCACCACGTATTCCTTTTCGTGGTTATTGTCAGCGCGCAGGATTTTATTAACAATGTCACCATCGTTCGTCAGGAAGATGAGGCCTTCAGAGGCATTGTCCAATCGCCCGATAGGGAAGATCCTCTTGGGGTAGCCTATAAAGTCAATGATGTTCTTCTTGTCTTTAGGGTCAGTGGTGGTGGTAAGACCGGTAGGCTTGTTAAAAGCAATGTAGATGGGCCTTTCGTTCGGTTTTTTGGACCTAATGGCTTCCCCGTCCACGGCTACTTTGTCACCGGGCTTTACGGTGGCGCCTTTCCGGGCATCACGGCCGTTAATGGTGACGCGGCCTTCCTCTATGTAATTGTCGGCCTCACGACGCGAGCAGAAGCCCGAGTCGCTG is part of the Rufibacter tibetensis genome and harbors:
- a CDS encoding M48 family metalloprotease, yielding MKKLFSCSLATAVILLFNSCATNPVTGKRDINFVSEEQEVAMGLQADPAIVAQFGLVQNPTLQRFIQEKGSQMAAISHRPNLKYEFKIVDSPVLNAFAVPGGFVYFTRGIMAHFNSEAQFAGVLGHEIGHITARHSAQQQSKSTLAQVLLMGGMIASPTLAQYGNELSQGAGLLFLKFGRDDERQSDELGVEYSTKIGYDASHMADFFQTLQRQSQQSGQGEIPTFLSSHPNPGDRYNTVHQLADQWQKQTNATNLKEGRDSYLRMLEGLIYGEDPKQGFVENSIFYHPELKFQFPIPAGWQHQNSPQQVQMAPQDGKAMMFLRLAQGTSLEAAAQKMLTDNQLQAIESKQVTVNGLPALAVISQQAPQQQQQQQAQQQQAPPIQALSYFIQYGGNIYNITGVTAATDFNTYFPAFSATATNFRQLTDQEKINRKPEVVRIKTVKTPGTLQQVLQTYNVPSKRFDEMAILNGMQLTDRIAANTLIKVVEK
- a CDS encoding EcsC family protein, translated to MTSSAYEEKILLELQEWKQLMQKEPSLLNHFTRDMQQKLNSYIPEKVHQAITAAIKQMIRAVLFGATHTTSKALPHATLEQKEAAVLDRISFYKKTAAAEGGITGAGGILLGLADFPLLLGIKLKMLFDIAALYGHPVDDYRERVYLLHIFQLAFSGQQQRREVYLQMVDWETQKLHLPQDIHQFDWRTFQQEYRDYIDLPKLVQLIPVIGAPVGAVVNYKLLQKLGTTAMNAYRMRWLEQRFIDMGNTTSGNPL
- the rluF gene encoding 23S rRNA pseudouridine(2604) synthase RluF gives rise to the protein MPTDNSIRLNKYISDSGFCSRREADNYIEEGRVTINGRDARKGATVKPGDKVAVDGEAIRSKKPNERPIYIAFNKPTGLTTTTDPKDKKNIIDFIGYPKRIFPIGRLDNASEGLIFLTNDGDIVNKILRADNNHEKEYVVMVDKPVTDEFIKKMSNGVQLFEGVTKKCFVQQQGHKVFRIVLTQGLNRQIRRMCEALGYKVEKLKRVRIMTVKLDDLPTGHWRYLTLEEIKSINELVADSSKTEDASSWGKEAARAARKAEEELPEEDDVREEFGVKVHRVAKPKRSSDEYDNPKAKAARRPAPDSGATRRVPKEYTPGRRPKSDETGFTEDGPSGGRPSKGPSQRKARPAAGKNMKTKSEHTSNKTDRSPKGSLPARNPKAASARKPKPGSDQKPTRTAGIRGKGRR